From the Cryptomeria japonica chromosome 2, Sugi_1.0, whole genome shotgun sequence genome, one window contains:
- the LOC131056143 gene encoding indole-3-acetic acid-induced protein ARG7-like has product MELSRVAKMVRSIRRWQKLSNGGSGKISKSNYSVPLDVPEGHLAVYAGFGCEIKRFIVPAVYFNHSLFRPLLDKVEEEFGFNNSGPILIPCKPYLFQQILCLLGGDCSDMSNWNNQQVIAWMSEMEMVVSADLSTSSNSLCLRPKRISFVTGC; this is encoded by the coding sequence ATGGAGTTGAGCAGGGTGGCAAAAATGGTTCGAAGCATTAGGAGATGGCAGAAGCTCTCTAATGGAGGAAGTGGCAAAATATCTAAGTCAAATTACAGTGTTCCTCTTGATGTCCCGGAAGGACACCTGGCTGTCTATGCAGGATTTGGGTGTGAAATCAAGCGCTTTATTGTACCTGCAGTTTACTTCAATCATTCACTGTTTCGGCCATTGCTGGACAAGGTAGAAGAGGAATTTGGATTCAATAACAGTGGACCCATTCTTATTCCCTGTAAACCTTATCTATTTCAACAGATTCTCTGCCTTCTTGGTGGAGATTGTAGTGATATGAGCAATTGGAATAACCAGCAAGTGATAGCATGGATGAGTGAAATGGAAATGGTAGTTTCTGCGGATCTCAGTACTTCATCTAATTCTCTTTGCTTACGACCAAAACGGATTAGTTTTGTGACAGGTTGTTGA